TCGTGCGCGGCGTCGACCATGCCGTCGCGGGAGGCGGCGATCAGGATGTCGCCGAGCAGCCGCTCGCGCTCCAGGTCCACCTTGGGCGGCAGGCCGCCGAGGTGGTTGTGCACGACCTGCGACCAGGCGGAGCCGCCCAGCTCGTCGGCGGTGTCGCCGAGCAGGTAGAGCAGCTGGCCCTCCTCGCCGAAGCCGACCGGGGTGCGCCGGGTGACGTCGTCGATGACGCCGAGCACCGCGACCACGGGGGTCGGGTGGATGGCGACGTCGCCGGTCTGGTTGTACAGCGAGACGTTGCCGCCGGTGACCGGGGTGCCGAGCACCTGGCAGGCGTCGGCCAGGCCGCGGGTGGCCTCGGCGAACTGCCACATCACGTCCGGGTCCTCGGGGGAGCCGAAGTTGAGGCAGTCGGAGACCGCGAGCGGCTTGGCGCCGCCGGCCGCGACGTTGCGGTACGCCTCGGCCAGGGCCAGCTGGGCGCCGGTGTACGGGTCCAGCTTGGCGTAGCGGCCGTTGCCGTCGGTGGCGACCGAGACGCCGAGGTTGGTCTCCTCGTCGATCCGGATCATGCCGGAGTCCTCGGGGGTGGCGAGCACCGTGTTGCCCAGCACGTAGCGGTCGTACTGGTCGGTGATCCACGCCTTCGAGGCCTGGTTCGGCGAGCCGGCGACCTTGAGCAGCGCGTCCTTCAGCTCCGCGCCGTTCGCCGGACGCGCGAGGCGCTCGGCGGTCGGGGCGTCGGCCTGGAGCGCGTCCTGCCAGGACGGGCGGGCGAACGGGCGGTGGTACGTCGGGCCCTCGTGGGCGACGGTGCGCGGCGGCACGTCGACGACCAGCTCACCGTGCCAGAAGATCTCCAGCCGCTCGCCGTCGGTCACCTCGCCGATGACGGTGGCGATGACGTCCCACTTCTCGCAGATCTCCAGGAAGCGGTCGACCTTGCCGGGCTCGACGATCGCGCACATGCGCTCCTGCGACTCGCTCATGAGGATCTCCTCGGGCGAGAGCGTGTGGTCGCGCAGCGGGACGGTGTCCAGCTCGATCCGCATGCCGCCGGTGCCGGCCGAGGCCAGCTCCGAGGTGGCGCAGGACAGCCCGGCGCCGCCGAGGTCCTGGATGCCCGCGACGAGGTCTTCCTTGAAGATCTCCAGGGTGCACTCGATGAGCAGCTTCTCCTGGAACGGGTCGCCGACCTGGACGGCGGGGCGCTTGGCCGGGCCGGTCGCGTCGAAGGTCTCCGAGGCGAGCACCGAGACGCCGCCGATGCCGTCGCCGCCGGTGCGGGCTCCGTACAGGATGACCTTGTTGCCGGGGCCGGAGGCCTGCGCGAGGTGGATGTCCTCGTGCTTCATCACGCCCACGCAGAGCGCGTTGACCAGCGGGTTGCCCTGGTAGCAGGAGTCGAAGACGACCTCGCCGCCGATGTTCGGCAGGCCCAGGCAGTTGCCGTAGCCGCCGATGCCCGCGACGATCCCGGGCAGCACGCGCCGGGTGTCGGGGTGGTCGGCCGCGCCGAAGCGCAGCGGGTCCATCACGGCGACCGGGCGGGCGCCCATCGCCAGGATGTCGCGCACGATGCCGCCGATGCCGGTGGCCGCGCCCTGGTAGGGCTCGATGTACGACGGGTGGTTGTGCGACTCGACCTTGAAGGTGACGGCGTAGCCCTGGCCGACGTCGACGACGCCGGCGTTCTCGCCGATGCCGACGAGCATGGCGTCGTTGGCGGGGGCCTTCTCGCCGAACTGCTTGAGGTGCACCTTGGAGCTCTTGTACGAGCAGTGCTCCGACCACATCACCGAGTACATCGCGAGCTCGGCGCCGGTCGGGCGGCGGCCGAGGATCTCGCGGATCCGCGCGTACTCGTCCTCCTTGAGGCCGAGTTCGGCCCAGGGCTGACCGGCGTCCGGGGTCTGCTCGGCGTTCTTGACGGTGTCGAGGCTCATCAGGCGTTCACCAGCTGCTTCAGGACGGAAGTGAAGAAGCCCAGGCCCTCGGTGGTCGGACCGGTGAGCGGCTCCACGGCGTGCTCCGGGTGCGGCATCAGGCCGACGACATTGCCGGCGGCGTTGGTGATGCCGGCGATGTCGCGGTACGAACCGTTCGGGTTCAGATCGAGGTACCGGGCCACCACGCGGCCCTCCGCCTCCAGCTCGTCGAGCACGTGCTCGTCGGCGACGAAGCGGCCCTCGCCGTTCTTCAGCGGAACGACGATTTCCTGGCCGGCCGAGTAATCCGACGTCCAGGCGGTGGCGGCGTTCTCGATCCGCAGCTTCTGGTCGCGGCAGATGAAGTGCAGCGAGTCGTTCCGGGTGAGCGCGCCGGGCAGCAGGTGCGATTCGCACAGCACCTGGAAGCCGTTGCAGATACCGAGGACCGGCATTCCGAGCTTCGCCTGCTCGATGACGGTGTCCATCACCGGCGAGAAGCGGGAGATGGCGCCGCAGCGCAGATAGTCGCCGTAGGAGAATCCGCCGGGCAGGACGACGGCGTCGACCTGGTGGAGATCCTTGTCACGGTGCCAGAGGGCGACCGGCTCGGCGCCGGCCAGGCGGACCGCGCGCTGGGCGTCGCGGTCGTCGAGGGAACCGGGGAAAGTGACGACGCCGACACGGGTGGTCACTTCTCCTCCTCCTCGACGCGGACGGTGAAGTCCTCGATCACGGTATTGGCGAGGAAGGTCTCGGCGGCCTCGCGGATGCGGGCGAGCGCGGCGTCGTCGACCGGCCCCTCCAGCTCCAGTTCGAAACGCTTGCCCTGGCGGACGTCGGCGATCCCGGCGAACCCGAGACGCGGCAGTGCACGCTGCACCGCCTGGCCCTGGGGGTCGAGGATCTCCGGCTTGAGCATGACGTCGACTACGACGCGTGCCACTGGCACTCCCGGTGGTGATTGCGTGAAGGCGGGGGAACTCCAGACTACCTGGGGTCGGGGGGCCGCTTGCGGGCCACCGGCGGTAACGCGCGTAGACCAACACCCCTTACGCCCCAAGGGTCCAGCGGCCCCGACGCCCCTCCCGGGCATCCGATTTCGCCGCTTTAATCCCGTCTGCAACCGGCGGCTATCGGGGCCGGTATCGGCCCGGGTATCGACCCGGGTATCGGCGGCCGGGGGAAGCACGTGAATATCCCGAAAAAAGGAATCCCCAACTCTACGATTTCACCGCCCCAGGGGTGCAGAATAGGGCGACCGGCAGCCGAACGCGCCGCATCTCGGCGTGGGCTCCCCTGCCCGCCGGCGGATGCCGCGATCCCGGCCCAGCGGACCGGCGGGGCATCCGAGACCCCCGACGGCCGAATTGCCCGAGAGGATTGACACCCATGGCTCAGCGTGTAGTCGTCACGCTCTCCGACGATCTGGACGGCGGCACCGCCGCGGAAACCGTTCACTTCGGCGTGGACGGGAAGTCGTACGAGATCGACCTGTCCGCCGACAACGCGGAAAAGCTCCGGGAGGCCCTCGCCCCGTTCGTCGCCGCCGGCCGCCGGCAGAGCCGCAGCGGAAAGTCCTTCCGCCGCACCGCCCTCACCCCGGACCCGGCCGCGGTGCGCGCCTGGGCCCAGTCGAACGGACACGAGCTGCCCGCCCGCGGCCGCATCCCGAAGCACGTGTACGAGGCGTTCGCCGAGAACAACTGACCGTCGCCACGGGCCCGTTGCGGGCCCGCCGGCCCTCCCCGGCCACGCCGCCGGGGAAGGCGCCGGAGAAGGGTGGGGCGAGCACGCCGATCGATGTTGTAGAGTATTTCTCGTCGCCGCAACCGGGGGAACCCGAGCGGGGCGGCCGGCGCCCAGGCGCCGTGCGGACGTGGCTCAGTTGGTAGAGCATCACCTTGCCAAGGTGAGGGTCGCGAGTTCGAATCTCGTCGTCCGCTCGCAGTCAGCGTGAACAGACTGGTGCAGTACAACTCCATATCCTGCGGACGTGGCTCAGTTGGTAGAGCATCACCTTGCCAAGGTGAGGGTCGCGAGTTCGAATCTCGTCGTCCGCTCGGTTCCGAAGGCCCCCCTCCACCGAGGGGGGCCTTCGGCGTTCCGTGCCCGCACCACGCCGCCCGGCCGGTCGGCACCGATGACATTTGTCACCGCCCACCCGTGCGCGCGCACCGGCGCCCGGTGACGGTCCGCACTACTGGCGGGCCCCGGCCGCCGGGAGGCTGGAGCCATGACCGACACCAGCCGTTCCCGCCCCGCCGTCGAGGCCCGCGGGCTGCACCGCCGCTACGGGCCGTCCGGCGCCGCCGGCTTCGAGGCCGTCCGCGGCCTGGACCTCGGCGTCGCCCCCGGTGAGCTGTTCGCCCTGCTGGGCACCAACGGCGCGGGCAAGACCTCCACCCTGGAGGTGCTGGAGGGCCTGGCCGGGCCCAGCGCCGGCGAGGTCCGGGTGCTCGGCCTCGACCCGCGCCGGGACCGGGCCGCGCTGCGGCCCCGGATCGGCATCATGCTCCAGGAGGGCGGCTTCCCCGGCGAGCTCACCCTGGCCGAGACCGGCCGCTGCTGGGCCGGCCTGACCACCGGCGCCCGGGCCGTCGACGAGGCGCTCGACCTGGTCGGCCTGCTGCCCCGGCGCTCGGTGCGGGTCAAGCAGCTGTCCGGCGGCGAGCGCCGCCGGCTCGACCTGGCGATGGCCCTGCTCGGCCGCCCCGAGGTGCTGTTCCTGGACGAGCCGTCCACCGGCCTGGACCCGGAGGCCCGCGCCGCGGTCTGGCGGCTGATCCGCGACCTGCGGACGGCCGGCACCACGGTGGTGCTCACCACGCACTACCTGGAGGAGGCCGAGGAGCTGGCCGACCGGCTGGCGATCATGCACCACGGCCGGGTGGTCACCGGCGGCACCGTCGCCGAGGTGCTGGCCGCGCACCCCGCCCGGATCGGCTTCGAACTGCCCGGGCGCACCGGCGAACCCGCCGCCCCCGCCCTGCCGCCGCTGCCCGGCACCAGCACCGAGCTCGACGGCCGCCGGGTGCTGCTGCGCACCCACGACCTCCAGGGCACGCTCACCGAGTTGCTCGGCTGGGCCGCCCGGCACCGGGTCGAACTGGCCCGGCTGGACGCCCGCAGTGCCTCGCTGGAGGAGGCCTTCCTGGCCGTCGCCGCGTCCCCGGCCGACCCGGCCTCCCCCGGCTCCCCCGCCGCCCCGTCGCAGATCGGACGTGCCGCATGAGCACCGCCGCCCCCGCCCCGACCCCGCTCTCCCGGCTGCTGGCCCTGGGCCGGGCCGAGGTCGTGCTGCTGCGCCGCAACCGCACCGCGGTGTTCCTGGCCCTGGTGCTGCCGTTCGCCCTGGTCGGCTCGCTCCGCTCGATCCTGCGGGCCGCCGCCGAGCACACCCCGGGCCTGGACGTGAACGGCAACCTGGTCACCAGCTCGATGGGCGTCGTCCTGCTGGTGGTCGTCTACACCAACCTGACCACCGCCTACACCGCCCGCCGCAACGAGCTGGTGCTGAAGCGGCTGCGCACCGGCGAGGCCGCCGACACCGAGGTGCTGCTCGGCACCGCCGTCCCCTCGATCGGGCTGGCGCTGCTCCAGTGCCTGCTGCTGGGCGTCGGCGGCCTCGCCCTGCTCGGCCTGCGCGCCCCCGCGAACCCGCTGCTGGTGCTGGCCGGACTGGCCCTGTCCGCGCTGCTGCTGACCGCCCTGGCCGCGCTGTCCAGCGCGGCCACCAAGACCGTCGAGACGGCCGGCATCACCACCCTCCCGCTGCTGCTGGCCGCCCAGTTCGGCTCCGGCCTGATGATCCCGCTGGAGTCCGTGCCGGACGCCGTGGCGAACGTCTGCCGCCTGCTCCCGACCACCCCCGCGTTCCAGCTGCTGCGCATCGGCTGGCTCGGCACCGACGGCACCGGCCCGTCCGAGGGCTTCGCCGGGACGTGGGGCCCGGCCGCACCGCCCCTGCTGCTGGCCGCCGCCTGGGCCGCCGCCGCGGCCTGGGCCGCCCGCCGCTGGTTCCGCTGGGAACCGCGCCGCTAGATTCGTCCGACGATCGTCGAGGAACGGGGGGGCCGAACGGTGCGGGTGAGCAGGCCACGACCGGTCCGCCGCTGGCGGGCGCTGTCCAAGCCGCAGCGCAACGAGCTGTACGTGCGCTGGTCGCTGTACGCGGTGGCGCTGATGCAGCCGGTGGTGACGTTCGGCATGGTGGCCGGGAGCTTCGGCCGGGGCGAGGTGGGGGGCGCGGCCCTGGCGGTGGGCGCGGTCGGCTCCCCGGCGGCGGCGGCGCTGAACGCGGTGCTGGTCCGCAACGGACTGGCCGCCTACCTGGGCCGGCGGCCCCGCCCCCGCGGCTGGGCGGGGGCGGCGGGCGCGGTGTCGGTGGGCGTCTCGGTGGCGGTGCTGCTGCTCGGTCCGCCGGCGGAGTCGGAGGGCGCCTCGTTCCCGCTGACGGTCGCGATCCTGACCATGACCTTCTGGATCGCCACCACCGCGGTCGCGCTCCCGGCCCCGGAGACGGCCGCGGCCGCCGTGGCGGGCCTGCTGCTGCTCGCGCTGCCGCTGCTGCTGACGGGCGCCTCCCCCGGGTCGGTGGCCGGGATGTCGACGGGCTGCCTGATCGGGTCGGCGATCGCCGCCTGCACCGCCCGCGGCTCGGCCTGGAACGCCAAGGTGGTCTGGGACCTGGACGCCGCCCGGGAGACCCAGGCCCGCCTGGCGGTCGCCGAGGAGCGGCTGCGCTTCTCCCGCGACCTGCACGACGTGCTGGGCCGCAACCTGGCCACCATCGCGCTGAAGAGCGAGCTGGCCGTGCAGCTGGCCCGCCGCGGCCGGCCGGAGGCGGTCGACCAGATGACCGAGGTGCAGCGGATCGCCCAGGACTCGCAGCGCGAGGTGCGCGAGGTGGTGCGCGGCTACCGCACCGTCGAGCTGCACACCGAACTGACCGGCGCCGCCTCGGTGCTGCGCGCCGCGAACGTGGACTGCCGCACCGAGCTGTCCGGCGCGGACGGCCTGCCCGCCGGGGCCCAGTCGGTGCTGGGCTGGGTGGTGCGGGAGGCCGCGACCAACGTGCTGCGGCACTCGGAGGCCGCGAACTGCCGGTTCCGGCTGCGGGTCTCGGGCGGCACCGCGCTGCTGGAGGTGGAGAACGACGGCGTGCCCGCCGTGCCGCCGCCGCGCGCGGAGGGCTCCGGCAACGGCCTGCGCGGCCTGGGCGAGCGGCTGGCCGCGCACGGCGGCACCCTGAGCACGGCCGGCAGCGGCCCCGGGCGGTTCCGACTGACCGCCGAACTACCGATCGACACTGTGGAGTTCAAGAGATGACCG
The window above is part of the Kitasatospora sp. NA04385 genome. Proteins encoded here:
- a CDS encoding ABC transporter ATP-binding protein — its product is MTDTSRSRPAVEARGLHRRYGPSGAAGFEAVRGLDLGVAPGELFALLGTNGAGKTSTLEVLEGLAGPSAGEVRVLGLDPRRDRAALRPRIGIMLQEGGFPGELTLAETGRCWAGLTTGARAVDEALDLVGLLPRRSVRVKQLSGGERRRLDLAMALLGRPEVLFLDEPSTGLDPEARAAVWRLIRDLRTAGTTVVLTTHYLEEAEELADRLAIMHHGRVVTGGTVAEVLAAHPARIGFELPGRTGEPAAPALPPLPGTSTELDGRRVLLRTHDLQGTLTELLGWAARHRVELARLDARSASLEEAFLAVAASPADPASPGSPAAPSQIGRAA
- a CDS encoding Lsr2 family protein, giving the protein MAQRVVVTLSDDLDGGTAAETVHFGVDGKSYEIDLSADNAEKLREALAPFVAAGRRQSRSGKSFRRTALTPDPAAVRAWAQSNGHELPARGRIPKHVYEAFAENN
- a CDS encoding ABC transporter permease is translated as MSTAAPAPTPLSRLLALGRAEVVLLRRNRTAVFLALVLPFALVGSLRSILRAAAEHTPGLDVNGNLVTSSMGVVLLVVVYTNLTTAYTARRNELVLKRLRTGEAADTEVLLGTAVPSIGLALLQCLLLGVGGLALLGLRAPANPLLVLAGLALSALLLTALAALSSAATKTVETAGITTLPLLLAAQFGSGLMIPLESVPDAVANVCRLLPTTPAFQLLRIGWLGTDGTGPSEGFAGTWGPAAPPLLLAAAWAAAAAWAARRWFRWEPRR
- the purL gene encoding phosphoribosylformylglycinamidine synthase subunit PurL, whose amino-acid sequence is MSLDTVKNAEQTPDAGQPWAELGLKEDEYARIREILGRRPTGAELAMYSVMWSEHCSYKSSKVHLKQFGEKAPANDAMLVGIGENAGVVDVGQGYAVTFKVESHNHPSYIEPYQGAATGIGGIVRDILAMGARPVAVMDPLRFGAADHPDTRRVLPGIVAGIGGYGNCLGLPNIGGEVVFDSCYQGNPLVNALCVGVMKHEDIHLAQASGPGNKVILYGARTGGDGIGGVSVLASETFDATGPAKRPAVQVGDPFQEKLLIECTLEIFKEDLVAGIQDLGGAGLSCATSELASAGTGGMRIELDTVPLRDHTLSPEEILMSESQERMCAIVEPGKVDRFLEICEKWDVIATVIGEVTDGERLEIFWHGELVVDVPPRTVAHEGPTYHRPFARPSWQDALQADAPTAERLARPANGAELKDALLKVAGSPNQASKAWITDQYDRYVLGNTVLATPEDSGMIRIDEETNLGVSVATDGNGRYAKLDPYTGAQLALAEAYRNVAAGGAKPLAVSDCLNFGSPEDPDVMWQFAEATRGLADACQVLGTPVTGGNVSLYNQTGDVAIHPTPVVAVLGVIDDVTRRTPVGFGEEGQLLYLLGDTADELGGSAWSQVVHNHLGGLPPKVDLERERLLGDILIAASRDGMVDAAHDLSDGGLAQALVESCLKGGNGARIVVPEGVDPFVFLFSESAGRAVVAVPRSEELRFNDMCGARGLPAARIGVVDGEALEVQGQFTVTLAELRDAHTGVIEALLA
- the purQ gene encoding phosphoribosylformylglycinamidine synthase subunit PurQ encodes the protein MTTRVGVVTFPGSLDDRDAQRAVRLAGAEPVALWHRDKDLHQVDAVVLPGGFSYGDYLRCGAISRFSPVMDTVIEQAKLGMPVLGICNGFQVLCESHLLPGALTRNDSLHFICRDQKLRIENAATAWTSDYSAGQEIVVPLKNGEGRFVADEHVLDELEAEGRVVARYLDLNPNGSYRDIAGITNAAGNVVGLMPHPEHAVEPLTGPTTEGLGFFTSVLKQLVNA
- the purS gene encoding phosphoribosylformylglycinamidine synthase subunit PurS, coding for MARVVVDVMLKPEILDPQGQAVQRALPRLGFAGIADVRQGKRFELELEGPVDDAALARIREAAETFLANTVIEDFTVRVEEEEK
- a CDS encoding sensor histidine kinase yields the protein MSRPRPVRRWRALSKPQRNELYVRWSLYAVALMQPVVTFGMVAGSFGRGEVGGAALAVGAVGSPAAAALNAVLVRNGLAAYLGRRPRPRGWAGAAGAVSVGVSVAVLLLGPPAESEGASFPLTVAILTMTFWIATTAVALPAPETAAAAVAGLLLLALPLLLTGASPGSVAGMSTGCLIGSAIAACTARGSAWNAKVVWDLDAARETQARLAVAEERLRFSRDLHDVLGRNLATIALKSELAVQLARRGRPEAVDQMTEVQRIAQDSQREVREVVRGYRTVELHTELTGAASVLRAANVDCRTELSGADGLPAGAQSVLGWVVREAATNVLRHSEAANCRFRLRVSGGTALLEVENDGVPAVPPPRAEGSGNGLRGLGERLAAHGGTLSTAGSGPGRFRLTAELPIDTVEFKR